From one Geoalkalibacter halelectricus genomic stretch:
- the phoU gene encoding phosphate signaling complex protein PhoU translates to MTLLMLRELDKVKKGLLELCAMVEDSVAKAIQSVERMDVELAREVIAGDDDIDAREVELDEECFKIIALYQPVAVDLRFLVAVMKFNNDLERIADLAANIAERAVALAEISGVAAAPFDFSEMAHKAQGMLKKSLDALVNLDVDTARRVICMDDEVDALHSNNFQLVKDEIRRRPEHIDALLQYVTVSRHVERIADLSTNIAEEVIYIVEGDIVRHCLP, encoded by the coding sequence ATGACTCTTTTGATGTTGCGGGAACTGGACAAGGTCAAGAAAGGCCTGCTGGAATTGTGCGCCATGGTCGAGGACAGCGTGGCCAAGGCGATTCAATCCGTGGAGCGCATGGATGTGGAACTGGCCCGCGAAGTGATCGCGGGCGACGACGACATCGACGCCCGCGAGGTGGAACTCGACGAGGAGTGTTTCAAGATCATCGCCCTGTATCAGCCGGTGGCGGTGGATCTGCGCTTTCTCGTGGCGGTGATGAAGTTCAACAACGATCTGGAGCGCATCGCCGATTTGGCCGCCAACATCGCCGAGCGGGCCGTGGCCCTGGCGGAAATCTCCGGGGTGGCCGCCGCGCCCTTCGATTTTTCCGAAATGGCGCACAAGGCCCAGGGGATGCTCAAAAAAAGCCTCGATGCCCTGGTCAACCTCGATGTGGATACGGCGCGCCGGGTGATTTGCATGGATGACGAGGTGGATGCCCTGCACAGCAACAACTTTCAACTGGTCAAGGACGAGATCCGCCGGCGTCCCGAGCACATCGACGCCTTGCTGCAATACGTCACCGTTTCGCGCCACGTGGAGCGCATCGCCGATCTCTCGACCAATATCGCCGAAGAGGTGATCTATATCGTCGAAGGCGACATCGTGCGTCACTGTTTGCCCTAG
- a CDS encoding lytic transglycosylase domain-containing protein — protein MRDKNIVVGFFWGMALWLFGSAAHAFCFEEAAEEYGVPAGLLWAIAKVESNFDPLAVQVNRNGSTDHGVMQINSTWIGHWPDVSREALDDPCTNVRIGARVLADCLGRLGYTWEGIGCYNALSLDKRAVYARRVIAVIESMVDEVGRQP, from the coding sequence GTGCGGGACAAGAACATTGTCGTGGGCTTTTTTTGGGGAATGGCATTGTGGCTCTTCGGTTCCGCGGCCCATGCCTTTTGTTTCGAGGAAGCCGCCGAGGAATACGGCGTGCCCGCCGGTCTGCTGTGGGCCATTGCCAAGGTGGAGTCGAATTTCGATCCTCTGGCGGTGCAGGTCAATAGAAACGGTAGCACGGACCATGGCGTGATGCAGATCAATTCGACCTGGATCGGGCACTGGCCCGATGTCAGCCGCGAGGCTCTCGATGACCCCTGCACCAACGTGCGCATCGGCGCCCGTGTGCTTGCCGACTGCCTGGGGCGCCTCGGCTACACCTGGGAGGGCATCGGGTGCTACAACGCCCTGAGCCTGGACAAGCGCGCCGTCTACGCGCGCCGGGTGATCGCGGTGATCGAGAGCATGGTGGACGAGGTCGGTCGGCAACCATGA
- a CDS encoding DUF4388 domain-containing protein, which yields MNRQRRIIFLPIAFILMLVFASAAQARLTLGVVAQDGLSLSQEAPLQELARHLEGQLGTEVRLRLFHEADTLLQWMRRFREVDVALLDQTDLRGLAAGEALPLVDFQRRERQELARQVMVVRQGANPALVAHLREVLLNMDQSAAGRRILADLGIARFLAPGSGLARESEIPPLHVARPAPEPPPAPRPAPAPAPPPAPRPTPAPTPAPEPTPPEPAPEAEPLLAPEPEPEPRPTPEPAPAPRPAAEMPVAPDAPDVPVAVPETTPRIWLDEGPAPLPADAPPPVTVPEPAPAPVVEPEPPTPTVAPPATDRVIPGWRKFLDALVVLAAVGGTIWFFRKRRAARTAQQESSAAKKIQREQRDAEGFLDISAESLAGAGPFCPLPDRGRGTSPKTALAPVPESETVSEATNRASPAPEPSKSRAPAMPAALKGRLDADQVLALLRTLETYPRPGTLVVRSPHDEKRIHFRKGSVSAAFSINRANRTQAGFLMNKLGYLLIRMGLINEEQRDRALEFCEQNPGMRLGEVLVQSDALSPADLKRALRTQAEGVIFSLFLFPEGDFELVGESLDFSLDDDLAIPVADLLKEAARQEEEWSSFRKDIPSLETVIDYDDQGREKLAGARMTPHQQMVLALVDGRRSLKDICREATMLDFEIFKFIYLMVRARILKPVNT from the coding sequence ATGAACAGACAGCGCAGGATAATTTTTCTGCCGATCGCTTTCATCCTGATGCTTGTTTTCGCCTCCGCGGCCCAGGCGCGCCTGACCCTGGGCGTGGTCGCCCAGGATGGGTTGTCCCTTTCCCAGGAGGCGCCCTTGCAGGAGCTGGCCCGGCATCTCGAAGGCCAACTCGGTACCGAGGTGCGCCTGCGTCTGTTTCACGAGGCCGATACCCTGCTGCAGTGGATGCGGCGTTTTCGCGAGGTGGATGTCGCCCTGCTCGACCAGACGGATTTGCGCGGCCTGGCGGCCGGGGAGGCGCTGCCGTTGGTCGATTTCCAGCGCCGCGAGCGCCAGGAACTGGCGCGCCAGGTGATGGTGGTACGCCAGGGCGCCAATCCCGCTCTGGTCGCGCATCTGCGAGAGGTGCTGCTGAATATGGACCAGAGCGCGGCGGGACGCAGGATATTGGCCGATCTGGGCATCGCGCGTTTCCTGGCGCCGGGCAGCGGCCTGGCGCGCGAGAGCGAAATCCCGCCCCTGCACGTGGCGCGGCCCGCGCCTGAGCCGCCTCCCGCCCCTCGCCCGGCACCCGCGCCCGCTCCGCCGCCTGCACCCCGGCCGACACCCGCACCGACACCCGCACCGGAACCCACTCCGCCCGAACCTGCGCCTGAAGCAGAACCGCTGCTCGCGCCTGAGCCTGAGCCTGAGCCGCGACCCACACCGGAACCCGCGCCCGCGCCGCGCCCCGCGGCGGAGATGCCCGTTGCGCCTGACGCGCCCGATGTCCCGGTTGCGGTGCCCGAGACCACTCCACGCATCTGGCTCGACGAAGGGCCGGCGCCCCTGCCCGCCGATGCCCCGCCGCCCGTAACTGTGCCGGAGCCCGCGCCCGCGCCGGTAGTGGAACCCGAGCCGCCGACGCCGACGGTAGCGCCACCCGCCACCGATCGCGTCATCCCCGGCTGGCGCAAGTTTCTCGATGCCCTGGTGGTGCTCGCCGCCGTGGGCGGCACGATTTGGTTTTTCCGCAAGCGCCGGGCGGCACGCACGGCCCAGCAGGAGAGCAGCGCGGCGAAAAAGATCCAGCGCGAGCAGCGCGATGCGGAAGGCTTTCTGGATATTTCCGCGGAATCCCTGGCCGGTGCGGGGCCGTTTTGCCCGCTGCCCGACAGAGGGCGCGGCACGTCGCCCAAGACCGCACTCGCCCCGGTGCCCGAGTCCGAGACGGTGTCGGAAGCGACCAATCGGGCATCTCCCGCCCCGGAACCGAGCAAGTCCCGTGCGCCCGCGATGCCCGCGGCACTCAAGGGGCGTTTGGATGCCGATCAGGTGCTGGCCCTTTTGCGCACCCTCGAAACCTATCCGCGCCCGGGGACTTTGGTGGTGCGCAGCCCGCATGACGAAAAGCGCATTCACTTTCGCAAGGGTTCCGTCTCGGCGGCTTTTTCCATCAACCGGGCCAATCGCACCCAGGCCGGTTTTCTGATGAACAAACTCGGCTATCTGCTGATTCGCATGGGACTCATCAACGAAGAGCAGCGCGATCGCGCCCTGGAATTCTGCGAGCAGAATCCCGGCATGCGTTTGGGTGAGGTTCTGGTGCAAAGCGATGCTCTCTCCCCGGCCGATCTCAAGCGGGCCCTGCGTACCCAGGCCGAGGGGGTGATTTTTTCCTTGTTTCTCTTCCCCGAGGGTGATTTCGAGTTGGTGGGCGAAAGTCTCGATTTTTCCCTCGACGACGACCTGGCGATTCCCGTGGCCGATCTGCTCAAGGAAGCGGCGCGCCAGGAGGAGGAATGGTCCTCTTTCCGCAAGGACATTCCTTCCCTCGAAACCGTGATCGATTACGATGACCAGGGGCGGGAGAAACTCGCAGGCGCACGCATGACCCCGCACCAGCAGATGGTTCTGGCGCTTGTCGACGGCCGGCGCAGTCTCAAGGACATCTGCCGTGAGGCGACCATGCTTGATTTCGAGATCTTCAAGTTCATCTACCTCATGGTGCGGGCGCGGATTTTAAAACCGGTAAATACATAG
- a CDS encoding lytic murein transglycosylase: protein MGAGWLAKAAVVVCFLLWATTSLAAAEDFSAWVEEFRAEARAAGISAELLDRALADLTPLERVIELDRRQPEFTQTFEEYLARRVTDARVEEGRAMLARYPSWLNKIAEQYGVQPRFIVALWGLESNYGRHTGSFSIIQSLATLAYEGRRGAFFRNELLHALKIVDAGHISLERMTGSWAGAMGQAQFMPSTFSNFAVDGDGDGRIDIWHSIPDVFASAANYLSRHGWRDDQTWGRPVRLPKGFDASLAGLDQRKRLSEWQRLGVRRIDGRSLPTRDLQASLLLPEGVDGPAYLVYDNFRVLLRWNRSNVFAVSVGLLADRLVEP from the coding sequence ATGGGTGCTGGATGGTTGGCCAAGGCTGCCGTGGTTGTCTGCTTTCTACTCTGGGCGACGACGTCGCTTGCCGCGGCGGAGGATTTTTCCGCCTGGGTGGAAGAGTTTCGCGCCGAGGCACGCGCCGCCGGCATCTCCGCCGAACTGCTCGATCGAGCCTTGGCCGATCTTACGCCCCTGGAGCGGGTCATCGAACTGGATCGGCGTCAGCCTGAATTCACCCAGACCTTCGAGGAATATTTGGCGCGGCGGGTGACCGATGCGCGCGTCGAAGAGGGGCGCGCGATGCTCGCGCGCTATCCCAGCTGGCTCAACAAAATCGCCGAGCAGTATGGTGTTCAGCCGCGTTTCATCGTTGCGTTGTGGGGGTTGGAGAGCAATTATGGGCGCCACACGGGCAGCTTCTCCATCATCCAGTCCCTGGCCACCCTGGCCTACGAGGGGCGGCGCGGCGCCTTTTTCCGTAACGAATTGCTGCACGCCCTCAAGATTGTCGATGCGGGGCATATTTCTCTGGAGCGCATGACCGGTTCCTGGGCCGGCGCCATGGGGCAGGCCCAGTTCATGCCCTCGACCTTCAGCAACTTCGCCGTTGACGGCGACGGCGACGGCCGTATCGACATCTGGCATTCCATTCCCGACGTCTTTGCCTCGGCGGCAAATTACCTGTCGCGCCACGGCTGGCGCGACGACCAGACCTGGGGACGCCCGGTACGGCTGCCCAAGGGTTTTGACGCATCCCTGGCCGGTCTCGACCAGCGCAAACGTCTGAGCGAATGGCAGCGCCTCGGCGTGCGGCGCATCGACGGCCGTTCTCTTCCGACCCGCGACCTGCAAGCCTCTTTGCTGCTGCCCGAGGGGGTCGATGGACCGGCCTATCTGGTCTACGACAATTTTCGCGTGCTGCTGCGCTGGAACCGCTCCAACGTCTTTGCCGTGAGCGTCGGCCTGCTCGCCGACCGCCTGGTGGAACCCTGA
- a CDS encoding sigma-54 interaction domain-containing protein produces the protein MAPSAENSSASHLPALAPDLVVCGSAGHWRIERVSPGLAQFLDATPEQFAGRSLGTVFADSVPSLVDLAREAAGRGEPLEAVPVRLSVPGGGRALVAQVAPGGLTEDYRAQRVAFRFQPAAPVSDEQIQDFHGIVGGSPAIAEVVRKIGLYAASDASVVITGETGTGKELVARALHRESPRRQGPYVVMNCAAIAEDLLESELFGHEKGAFTGAVRAHRGRFERAHGGSLFLDEIGDMPLHTQSKLLRVLEAGRIERVGGEQEHQVDVRVLCATNVPLERAVSEGRFRADLYHRVAVLRIHLPPLRDRVEDLPQLVRHFLDLFNRKYGRVIHRLTPEAMHILQAYLWPGNVRELRNVLERVYVETQAEVIGARAFREWIRERQNFAPGGWDLDAGVERNRNQSPVYASFQPQRPQRSLLPVTGVFDAEILPPEAKVRTARPVGPSHLDAEEIRQAYQAAGGNLAAAARLLGVHRATLYRHLNKLGVSREDLTRGEKE, from the coding sequence ATGGCGCCGTCGGCCGAAAATTCTTCCGCTTCTCATCTCCCCGCCCTGGCCCCGGATCTGGTGGTGTGCGGCAGCGCAGGACACTGGCGCATTGAGCGTGTATCCCCGGGTTTGGCCCAATTCCTCGATGCCACTCCCGAGCAATTCGCGGGGCGCTCCCTGGGCACGGTTTTCGCCGACAGCGTGCCTTCCCTGGTTGACCTGGCGCGCGAGGCGGCCGGCCGCGGCGAACCCTTGGAGGCGGTGCCGGTGCGGCTCTCGGTTCCAGGCGGCGGTCGCGCCCTGGTGGCCCAGGTGGCGCCCGGTGGTCTCACCGAGGACTATCGCGCGCAACGCGTGGCGTTTCGGTTTCAGCCGGCAGCGCCGGTGAGTGATGAACAGATCCAGGACTTTCACGGCATTGTCGGCGGCAGCCCGGCCATCGCCGAGGTGGTGCGCAAAATCGGGCTGTATGCGGCCTCCGACGCCTCGGTGGTGATCACCGGGGAAACCGGCACCGGCAAGGAATTGGTCGCGCGGGCCCTGCATCGGGAAAGCCCGCGCCGTCAAGGTCCCTACGTGGTGATGAACTGCGCCGCCATTGCCGAGGATTTGCTGGAGTCGGAGCTCTTCGGCCATGAAAAGGGTGCTTTCACCGGGGCGGTACGCGCTCATCGCGGCCGTTTCGAGCGCGCCCACGGCGGCAGCCTGTTTCTCGATGAAATCGGCGATATGCCCTTGCATACCCAGTCCAAGCTGCTGCGCGTGCTTGAGGCCGGGCGCATCGAGCGCGTCGGCGGCGAGCAGGAACATCAGGTCGATGTGCGGGTGCTGTGCGCCACCAATGTGCCGCTGGAGCGCGCCGTGAGCGAGGGCCGCTTTCGCGCCGACCTCTACCACCGGGTGGCCGTGTTGCGCATCCATCTTCCGCCCCTGCGCGACCGCGTCGAGGACCTACCCCAGCTGGTGCGTCATTTCCTCGACCTGTTCAACCGTAAATACGGCCGCGTCATCCACCGCCTGACGCCCGAGGCCATGCACATCCTGCAAGCCTATCTGTGGCCCGGCAACGTGCGCGAATTGCGCAATGTTCTCGAGCGCGTTTATGTGGAGACCCAGGCCGAGGTCATTGGCGCGCGTGCCTTTCGTGAATGGATCCGGGAACGGCAGAATTTTGCACCCGGCGGCTGGGATCTCGATGCCGGGGTGGAGCGCAACCGCAACCAATCTCCCGTCTATGCCTCCTTCCAGCCGCAGCGGCCCCAGCGCTCCCTACTCCCCGTGACCGGTGTGTTCGACGCCGAAATCCTGCCTCCCGAGGCCAAGGTGCGCACCGCCCGCCCCGTGGGCCCCAGCCATCTCGATGCCGAGGAGATCCGCCAGGCTTATCAAGCCGCCGGCGGCAACCTGGCCGCCGCCGCGCGCCTGCTCGGCGTGCACCGCGCCACTCTCTATCGTCATTTGAACAAACTTGGAGTGTCGCGCGAAGATCTGACACGCGGAGAGAAAGAGTAA